The window gtagaaataaaaataatgtgcgGCCACAACTTATTAACACGtaggaacaagatcctaatgtatAGCCACAACTTAgaaaggcgtgggaacgagatcacggcttactaagtcatggccactcaTTAGGATCTCATCCCACGTTTTATTAAGTCGTAGACACGACTTAAGATTAAGTCCCCTCTGTGAGGAgatacaccacatacactctagtgagcacatacactagggggcagtgagcacacagcggtgggcagcccagagcggtgggcagccctatccgcagcacctgggagcaggtgggggttagatgtcttgttcaaggacacctcagtcatgtcctgtcagctctggggatcgaaccagcgaccttccggtcacaaggcaggttccctaacctccagcccacgactgcccatcaGTGCATTCCCTCATTcctacgccttactaagttgtggccactcATTAGGTCCTTGTTCCCATGCGTTACTGTCATAGACATGACTTAATCACCTCATTcctacgccttactaagtcgtggccactcATTAGGACCTTGTTTCCATGTGTTACTGTCGTAGACACGACTTAATCACCTCATTcctacgccttactaagttgtgaccACTCATTAGGTCCTTGTtctcatgctttactaagttgtagACACGACTTAATCACCTCATTcctacgccttactaagttgtggccactcATTAGGAccttgttcccatgctttactaagttgtagACACGACTTAATCACCTCATTcctacgccttactaagtcgtggccactcatttacaggatgtcaccagcggggctccatagATCACAGTGATTTAAACTGTAAAGCATTACTCTGTTTCATCACAGGATAATTACTGTAACATGTTACTTTCTTCTTTGTTACTCGGTGCTGAAACTCTGCAGGGTAATAGATCTGCAGAGGCAGTGCTGGGCAGTGGGCACCACTGGCCCAAATGGTGATTTAATGACTTGGTCAGTTTCCTCCTTGTTTATGAAGGTTATGGCCACAGCAGCTGACTCTGGATCAGCACTGCCTCTGCTGAGGTGCACTAAACTCACTTCACTGCTTAAAAACCAGAATCACAGCATATGACTGACACgtcagagcacagtgaagccaGTGTTGGCGGTACACCACCCTTAAAGGTTCCTTTACTTTAACCTGGTACAACTTTCACAATAAAAGCTCTGTTTACAGGCGACTTAGTACATCAACGATGCTAGAGTGGTACTTtattgcatgtatgtatatatttctatTTGCTTAAACCTGTACATTTCAGTTACTTTTATCACATACAGTGCTGAAAGCAAGGTCATAGGAGCGAAATTCACGGCAtgtggctgacactcttatttaatttgattatttttacacaggtaggcgaaggtagtgttaagagtcttgcccaaggactcttattggtatagtgtagggtatttgccaaggtggggattgaaccccagtctacagcatagaaggcagagatgttacccactacactaaccaaccacatggTTTGAAATGGTTTCAAAGTTTGTATTTACGTGAGACATTCTAGATTAGgcctttctttcttccccaGCTGGTCCActttttattctgtttcatTTCATCAAATGGTGAATGGTGCTGATTAGCAGTTGAACAAAAAAATAAGCTTATATTGTGACTCAAGACATGCTGCTGCAAATGTTATATGTAAACATAAATTAGATGTAAATCATTTTAGAGCATTAAAATATATGCATAAAGCATAAACATAGGCTCTTAGTATTAtgatcattatttattttaacactgagaatttctggaatatcatataataattttataGGAGTACAAACAGAAGCTCATATCATGATATTTATTATTGATGCTCTgtatttcagtaaaataaacagaGTAAAAGCTACAGCAATCTGTAGTTGATAATAAATAAGTTGATAATAAactagataataaataaaatagggggcagtcatgggctggaggttagggaacctgcctcgtgaccagaaggtcactggtttgatccccagagctgacagcacatgacacaggtgtccttgagcaagacaccaaacccccaactgctccccaggtgctgcagattgggctgcccaccgctccgggcaagtgtgctcactgccccctagtgtgtgtgctcactagagcaTATGTGgcatttcacttcacagatgggttaaatgcagaggtgaattttccccattgtgggactaataagggaatCTTAAACAATTctgattattatttaaaaaatgcagtaGTTAAAGCTTTAACATGGGCTCATAGTGCCAAATATTTAgaggaatgaaaatgaaacagagaggaaaaggTGTAAAATAGTCCTGACTTTGAAGACAGATCTTAGATCAGATTTctccatattaaaaaaaaatctaaacccAGAACCGGAGCAGcgtggacttttattttgaaggagAGACGCTGAGAGATCGAGGAGACCTCACCGAGTTGTAGCCGCTTCTTAGAGCTCCACGTCTCTccgagaggaggaagagagaatgaaTAAAGTCAGTGAGGGAGAAGCTGAGCTGCCTCGCTGCTGTCATTACTCTCCACGCCTTAAAACAGCCCTGACCTGCCTGACGAGCCCTCTTTACTCTCCTgtgagtctctctttctctttgttttcacCGTTTTAGCTGGATAGGAGAAGCTTTAGCCCGGTTACCTGTGCTCTCAGCTCAGTTAGTTAggtgcctgcctgcctgtcagACGTAAGTTactgttttaatgtttctgtTTGAGTTTGTTTAGATATATTTGGAGATATTTTCCCGGCAGGAAATTTACTTTTATCCTTTCACAACTCACGAAGCTAGAGTCAGCTTCCTATTCTCCAACTTCTTactcgaattttcccgttccaccttaaatggcgaaGCATTTACGTTCCGGCACGGTGCGCCAGaatgtagcagcagcagcatttaaggtggaacgggcaaattcgaacgagaagctgtcTCCAGCTTCGTTTTCCCGTTTTGGGAGGGATTCGtttcattttgtaatgttgatTTACCTCCTGAACCGCTTGACTGTTCATCTTATCTCTCCgtttcatttaattttgcactaaaatgagAAGAATAGAGCCTAAAAAGCTTCAGGCCCTGTGTTGATGGATGCTGGCACTAAGCAGTTCTCCTAGTTCCACATCagttatatgtaatatttagtaCTGAAGGAgttttttttggactttttaaACTCATTTTTAGCTGTTTGTGCCTCTGACCGAGTCATTATGTCATTGCAGTAGGTAAGAGTGTGGATCTAGGCTTCTCTGCCCGCCCTTGCCTCTGGTTGGGTCTTGACTTGAGTATAAAGGCAGGCATTGTACAGAGTGGTGATCCACCAGTTTCCATCAGTTTTTTGGTTTTCTGGGTGTGTCATTCTGACAGAACCACTTCAAGATGTGTTCGTAAGTAAATGAGAGCCATAACTATCACCAGGATTCAGGATAGTCGTGTAAGTAAGTGGATCAGTTGGGATCTACTGCAGAgttcatttttctattttacagttttttggccttttaaaaaattttttaccCCACTTCTCATCACCGCAACCTGTCCACGTGTTTCGCATTTCCAAGTTGTCTTTTTCTGAGTCTGTATTACTTTTAATAGTTGAATTTCTTTACCTTGTGAACGGTAAGAATATGAACCAGAGCAAGAAATGTTTTGTGGCACAAGTAAAAGAAAAGCTTCAGTGGATGTCCTTGTGATTCAGTAAAGAGATAAAGACCCTATGTTCTGCAAAATTTCTAGATTTTAATCATTCGTTTTAGATTGTGAAAAGAAACATTACTTACAGACGGCAATGAGGGacttttaaactggaaaatgttacttttaaatcagttaaatcAAACTTTTAGTTATGCAGTCAGTCATAATTTTTGTGTATCCAAAAAATTTAagttttaatctttttttatagcttggctgtttttttgttttttttatatttatgggactatattaaatatatattggATTATATTAAAGGTGttcttgcacagtactgtacattacaATACAGCCACGCCTTCTTTGGGAGTATTTATGAATGTACGTCAGTGTTAACAGCTCTGATCGCATAGTTTACATGCTTCTGAGCAGGATGGGGTGGGACTaattatacatacacatacgTAGGAGAAGGTGAACACGTCTGCGGAgctgcacacccacacacccttGTTAGTTTTGCGTCAGTAATGACCCCAGTCGGTTTGGCTAGTGAGCGTTCTGATTGCTTGTGTTGCAGAGGCTGCCAGAATGGCACAGAAGGTGCTGGTAACAGGTGGAGGGGGCTACATTGGTAGCCACTGTGTGGTGGAGCTGATTGAGGCCGGCTATCATCCCGTGGTCATTGATGACTTCAGCAATGCTGTACAAGGTAAATATGCTTAGCCtacgtgtgtgtatatgcttTCTGTCCTAAAGTATCCAGACCCTGcatctaattagtgaattcagcttctttacTGGCGGGCAGGCATTGGTTAGTAGGGTATAAAGCTCCTCGGCGTGGAACCACATTCTCTGGAGAGATGGacctccatccagtacctttgggatgagttggagtgtccAGAACTAATCTTCACAACGTGTCGGACCTTGAGGCGGATGGGCCACAACAGCAAAAGACCACATGGGGTTTCGCTTGTAAGCCAAGAACACAAAGCTGAGActgcagtgggcacaggctcaGCAAAACTGGGCAGTTGAAGTCTGGATCCAATCATAACATGGACAAGAATCTCAAAGGGATATTTCCAATAGCTTGTGGAATTCATGCCATGAAAaattgaggctgttttgagagcaaaggaaGGCCCTACGCTGTATTAATATAGTGTTCCTCATAACGTGTATCCTCTTGGTTTTACACTCATTTGTCAATCATATCAAGTTACCATAtatgagcactttgtagttctgcagttacaggctgtagtccgCCTTtatctctgcatactttgttagctccctcttactctgttcttcaatggtcaggacccccacaagaccaccatatttggatggtggatcgttctcagcactgcagtaacactgatgtggtggtggtggtgtgttagtgtgtgttgcgctggtatgagtgaatcagacccagcagtgctgtCAAACACCGTGTCCACACGCTGTCCACTCTGTTCGACACTCCTCAGTGtcagtccactttgtagatgtaaagtcagagacagtagctcgtctgtttctgcacagtttgtgctggtcatcctctaggcCCTCACCGGACGCAGGATGCTGTGCACtggtctggatatttttggttcgtggactgttctcagtccagcagtgacactgaggtgtttaaaaactccagcagcgctgctgtatctgatctgctcagaccagcgcaacacacactaacacgccaccaccacatcagagtcactgctgagaatgattccccacccaaataatacctgctttgtggtggtgatgtgggGGTCCTGCCCATTAGAGAACAGGGTAGGAGGGGGTTAACATGGTATGCAGGTGGAGTACAGTCTGCagttgtagagctacaaagtgctccagtgtggataaaatggacaatgagtgtagaatgAAGGTGTGTGTCATGTTTGCCAACAAGAAATGATGACATTGTTTTAGCAAGTTTTAGCAAGTTATCACCTGTATTTGGCATTCTCAGATATTATGGAATGATCCACAGCTCAGTTCATCATCAAAAATAACAAACTTTATGGCTTCTTACAAATAGATTGAAACTTATAGAACATCAGCATCACATTAGGATGGCTGTGTGCAAGAATCTGTGTTATTGAAAACAGTCATAGGTAAttttgttgtgtctgtgtgtctgagtgttgTGTCTGAATGTGACGTTTATTGTGGTTGTGTGCTTTGCATCGAGGAGAAGGCAATGTCCCCGAGAGCTTGCGGAGGATAGAGAAGTTTATGGACACTAAGGTTGAGTTCTCTGAGCTGAACCTGCTGGACAAACCCGGTCTGGAGAAGATCTTCAAACAGGTCAGGACCAACACACTCCTTATTCTTTAGCTAAGACTGGGTTCAGTTTAAGGTTGGACTGATTTCAATAATTTAACGGAATTGCTTTCGTTTGGGTTTTTCTTAAAGTGATAATTTGGTGGAAAATCAAATCTGTGCAGTCTTCCTCTTACCTccaaaatgtagtcaatcaaccGAGGTATGATTGGTGTCAGAAGTTTGCTTCACTAGATTAGTTACATTTGGGGTTATTGACAGTTATTATGAGGAGAGAATTGACCAAAACTTGTGAatattgaatgtaaatgtagttcatAACACAATTATTTAGTAAGTGTTACATACATCATCACGTTCAGACAGTATAGCAAAAGTGACAGCAATCAATATTAATGGTTAATCCCAGTTATAaaattgccccctagtgttggTACTGTGTAACTGCATGGTTCTCTCTGTGATCCGCAGCACTCGTTCTATGCTGTGATGCACTTTGCTGGGCTCAAAGCTGTGGGGGAATCGGTGGAGCAGCCGTTACGCTACTACAGGGTCAACCTCACAGGCACAATCAACCTACTGGAGGTGAGCTTTAGACCACCAGCGTGCTCCGTTTCTCGACAGTCTGCTCAGCTTTAAccctcttttttctgttttatttcattattgctCACTCAGCTTATtaaaacagagaagagaaactgtgtagaaagtgcagattctgaaTTTACCATCAGGACCACGTTTGTAAGCCGAAGGAGGAGAttactattttatgttttatttatttatgttgtaattttctttttattgggGGAAGTCtttagaaaagaataaaaaatacaaaattctcATTGTATCAAACAACTGTGTCCGTACTTTAATTACCACCACAATTATGACTGTCTTATAGCAAAACAGTTACATTATGATCCTGTTCAGCTTCTTCACTGTAAATGCTTGTTAATAAATATTGATTTACAGTATGTAATTAGAAGCTAATTGATCATTTATTATGTAATACTATACATTAATTGTGTACTGCATGTcaaatcagttttaaaaaatcgAAACTTTTAATTGTTAAGAAGTAGTAGTTCCTCATGTTTCTCAGTAATGCAGGAATGTGTAGCAAGTGAGGGCCACAGGCTGTAGGCCTGTCCTGTACAACTGGTATGAATTATCTCTGGTACTCTGGACTGACGGCTGGTATTTTCAGTAATTAGTGAGGGAAGTCAGGGGGGGCTTCCTGCTGTGTGCACTGTGAACAGCTTGTTACGCTTTGTAGGAGTCTCTAATGATCTGTGGTGTCCGTGCATATGTTGGTCAGGTGATGCAGGCTCACGGGGTCCATAATCTGGTGTTCAGCAGTTCGGCGACGGTGTACGGCGATCCTCAGAAACTGCCCATCGACGAGCAGCATCCAGCCGGAGGCTGCACAAACCCTTACGGCAAGACCAAATTCTTCATTGAGGAGATGATCCAGGACCAGTGCAGTGCGGAAAAGGTAGgctgtgtgtgggggtgggtaTGCACTCTGTAGGGTCTGGTGTGGAATAATGGCTCTCTATTACTGGAACTGAGAACCCCCACATGTTTATTCTGTAATCCTGCAAAAAAGAAACTCTGAGTAATCTCATTTAATGTGTTGTCTAAAAATGTTCATCATTTTCACTTTAACCTCTTATGTTTAGTGTTGCCGTTTgcttttttgtagttttgcactggagcgaCGAGGCTGTAGCTAACAGGTGCTTGTGCTGACTGCATGCCTAACTTCTTAAACAGTGTCTACTTCTAATGGACTTTCTTGTGCAGCTGATATATcttatgatatatacactcaccagccacttcattaggtacaccttgctagtaaatggttggaccccctttcgccttcagaactgccttaattcttcgtgacaCACTTTCAActaggtgttggaaacattccagatgttggttggttatttgagttcctgttgtctttctatcatctggaaccagtctgcccattctcctctgacctctcacatcaacaaggcattttcgtccacacaactgaccactcactggatatttcctctttttcggactgttctctgtgaaccctagagatggctgtgtgtgaaaatcccagtagatcagcagtttctgaaatactcagaccagcccgtctggcaccaacaaccacgccacgttcgaAGTCCctgaaatcccctttcttccccgttctgatgctcggtctgcacttcagcaagttgtcttgaccacctctacaggcctaaatgcagtgagttgcggtgtgattggctgattagctatttgtgttaacaaacaattgaacattgtacctaataaagtggaacTGAGTCGACAACTTTTTAAACTAAGCGCTAGAGCCGTTAATAATAGATTAAAGCAGATATTAAACCATAAACATTTACCTAAACTTTGAGTACCTACAGATTATAGTAATGTGTtcaaagtcattatttcacatAATGAGAGGAAACTCAGAGTGATCTACTAAGAAAATCATTATTGTAGTCAGAATTCTTTTAAAAGGAACtattttgggggttttttttgtggatttttttccccagttttcCCCCCAGTTTATTcttctccaattccacccacaaATCAGGACTCATCAAATCGCACAATACTACCAgagctaggagggtgaaggtgagcacaggcttcctccgagcaCACAAAAGGAACCATTTTCTAATTCTCTTTTAAATTGTTGAAGGGACACCTGCTCCTCTTCTTGCCAGGCTGAAGGTGCCTTTGTATTCGACTTTAACACTCCACcataaatgatgcagcagttaccttAATGGTGCGCTAACAGTAAAACGTAACTGCAGCTCCACTTGAGGTGGAACAGAAATTTGAATGCGAAACTGGCAAGTAAGGAGCAAATCTCAGCTTCGTCTTCTTTTCCACAACGACTgatgttgtttttgcttttcatcttgTTCCTTGTACCGTTTCtaatctttgttttttgtgaacATATTCATGAAGAGATTGAAGCGTTGCAGTGCAGGATGTATCGAGAATGAGTTTGACCTTACAGTGGCTGGTGGGCAGGGATGGCATTGTTTAAGGGCTGGTAATTGAACAAACCCACGCTTCTCAAACTCTGACTCTTTTCTGCATTTCATGTCCCTCGAgccaacttcttcttcttttggctgctccctttaggggtcgccacagcggatcatctgcctccatccttgccctatccattgcctcctctactttcacgccaaccatctccatgtccaccttcactacatccataaaccttctctgaggtctacctcgtctccttctacctggcagctcaaTCTTctattctttgcccaatatatccactattcctcctcaacacatgtccaaaccatctcaacctggcctctctggctttatctccaaactgctccaccttcatcgtccctctgatctgctcatttctaatcttatgTCCCTCGAGCCAACTACGGTGTAAAAACTCACATGGCCGAGTCAAAGAGTCGACCCCAAGCATTTCGactcttaggcccaatcccatttcttcttttttacccCAGCAACATTTTGGAGCCTGAATTTTACCCACACTTTTGACCATTTTGATAAATAATAACACAGGTTTGCGGTTTCCGCACTGCTGATGGGTGgaacataagcttccattacttgttagctacattagccttgaagttccagtgtaaaactaaagaagcagaattcagacaccaaacctgtcTTGGTTGGTCGACCACATTTGAGGAAGATCGTGATCACTTTAAACAGAGCTCCAACTACCGGAGCTGAAACATTCGCACTAAAGCAGCAGTACTTGCTCTCTTCACTGATTTCCCAGGTTTAGCCTGTCGAATTAGTTGACGAGTTGAACatgaaaaatgtgcagtttATTAAATACTATCTTTCAAACTGCAAACCCTGACATCTTCACTCTCTCCTGTACAGACTGTTCACTAATCTAACTCCTCTTCCAGGACTGGAATGCAGTGTTGCTCAGGTACTTCAACCCCATCGGTGCTCACGTCTCAGGACAGATCGGTGAGGACCCACAGGGAACACCAAATAACCTTCTACCCTATGTGGCACAGGTAATCagtctgaccaatcagaagcagtAAAGGTTCTAAACTACAGATTTAAGTAGTTTTGGTAACTGCTTTGTTTGCTGGTGCTCCAGGTTGCTATTGGGAGAAGAAAACATCTGAACGTGTTTGGAAATGACTACAACACAGTTGACGGAACAGGTAATAGAAATGGATTAGTATGCAGTCTTAATGGATGGTGGAGTAAATACTCTAACATTCAAAAATGTAAAGTTGCTAaatgttttaatgcaaaataacaataacatataaacataacataaacataaatcatgtaatgtgtgttttttcctcctcctgtaaagttaccattctggaaagacagagttttgtttTCATCTCAGATGATATGCTTCAGATAATTTGAGCTGTAATAATTCGGAATCTGTAATCTGGGAATTATACTTGTGTGCAAGTGATGAGCAGAGATTTAGGTTAATTTAAGACAGTAAGAGAAAGATATAAAGCATTTAGGAGTGacctattaaaatgaatatccagaatgctTCATATTTCCACAGAGAAGATCAAATGTCAGGCAGATAACAACAGATTGCTAGAAATAgataaatatagtgtatttatcaCCTACCATTTAATAAACAGTTGTTCCTAAAAGGTTTATAATGTAATAACCACTGTAAATGTCATCCAAGAAAATAAACCATTGATTAGACAAGTGATTCAAAACGTTTGAACAGTTTGAACAAGCAGTTTTACTGTTATCAAgaatctccttttctctcctctctctgaaggAGTGAGGGATTACATTCATGTAGTGGATCTGGCAAAGGGACACATTGCTGCACTCAGGAAACTGAAGGACAACGACGGCTGCAAGGTAGAATTCCCTTCTTTTCGCTTCTCCTCGCTTCCGTATCACCTCTCTTCACTTGTTTACGTATatctttctgtttcttcctctctcctcctctctgcagGTGTATAATCTGGGCACGGGTACTGGCTActctgtgctgcagatggtgcAGGCTATGGAGAAAGCTTCCGGAAGAGAGGTGTGAATAATTACACACGATATTcctttgattttctaaatattcaACACAAAAAGATAAACGTGCTCATTTCTTAACATCAGCTTCCAGTGGTATTCTGGGAAGTTTACTAGAATCGGCATTGGATTTgtctgggttttttttcagattgCATATAAGATCGCCCCCCGGCGGAGCGGAGACATTGCGTCGTGCTATGCAGACCCTCGTCTGGCAGAGAAGGAGCTGGGCTGGAAGGCTAATTTTGGCCTAGAGAGAATGTGTACGTATGAACTGTGTTTCCAATGTCTGTGTTACTAGTATAATATTT is drawn from Pygocentrus nattereri isolate fPygNat1 chromosome 10, fPygNat1.pri, whole genome shotgun sequence and contains these coding sequences:
- the gale gene encoding UDP-glucose 4-epimerase isoform X2 is translated as MAQKVLVTGGGGYIGSHCVVELIEAGYHPVVIDDFSNAVQEGNVPESLRRIEKFMDTKVEFSELNLLDKPGLEKIFKQHSFYAVMHFAGLKAVGESVEQPLRYYRVNLTGTINLLEVMQAHGVHNLVFSSSATVYGDPQKLPIDEQHPAGGCTNPYGKTKFFIEEMIQDQCSAEKDWNAVLLRYFNPIGAHVSGQIGEDPQGTPNNLLPYVAQVAIGRRKHLNVFGNDYNTVDGTGVRDYIHVVDLAKGHIAALRKLKDNDGCKVYNLGTGTGYSVLQMVQAMEKASGREIAYKIAPRRSGDIASCYADPRLAEKELGWKANFGLERMCEDLWRWQSQNPTGFSNSTVQ
- the gale gene encoding UDP-glucose 4-epimerase isoform X1 — its product is MAQKVLVTGGGGYIGSHCVVELIEAGYHPVVIDDFSNAVQGEGNVPESLRRIEKFMDTKVEFSELNLLDKPGLEKIFKQHSFYAVMHFAGLKAVGESVEQPLRYYRVNLTGTINLLEVMQAHGVHNLVFSSSATVYGDPQKLPIDEQHPAGGCTNPYGKTKFFIEEMIQDQCSAEKDWNAVLLRYFNPIGAHVSGQIGEDPQGTPNNLLPYVAQVAIGRRKHLNVFGNDYNTVDGTGVRDYIHVVDLAKGHIAALRKLKDNDGCKVYNLGTGTGYSVLQMVQAMEKASGREIAYKIAPRRSGDIASCYADPRLAEKELGWKANFGLERMCEDLWRWQSQNPTGFSNSTVQ